Proteins from one Acanthopagrus latus isolate v.2019 chromosome 18, fAcaLat1.1, whole genome shotgun sequence genomic window:
- the LOC119006952 gene encoding E3 SUMO-protein ligase ZBED1-like, protein MLPMQLVEGKSFIELLNVLDARYTVPSRKYLSGTALTTLYDKTRKAVMSEVQEVKHFATTTDLWSNRTSEPYLSLTVHFIDESWKLRSYCLQTSYFPDAHTGEIIALGLKDALASWSLSEQDMVCMTTDSGANVVSALRINDWKRLPCFGHRLHIAIERRMRDARIDRAIGVCKKVVAAFSNSWNLKKGLADAQNQMKLPEHKLITESPTRWGSRQRMIERFVVQEKAIRHVLGADKKRRHLLPTWQDVDVLGSVSKALSPLLEFTDALSGEQVVTISYLKPVLSLFNSEVLAVKSDDTDLTKKKKKSRKPFWITLTQSTEMTMWMTF, encoded by the exons ATGTTGCCGATGCAGTTGGTGGAGGGAAAAAGTTTCATAGAACTTTTGAATGTCCTAGACGCGCGATACACAGTGCCAAGTAGAAAATATCTCAGCGGAACTGCTCTCACCACCCTCTATGATAAAACTCGTAAAGCTGTGATGAGTGAAGTGCAAGAGGTGAAACACTTCGCAACAACAACCGATTTATGGTCTAACAGAACATCGGAGCCATACCTCTCTCTGACCGTGCATTTCATTGATGAATCGTGGAAACTTCGGAGCTACTGTTTGCAAACGTCCTATTTCCCAGATGCCCACACAGGAGAAATCATTGCCCTTGGTCTGAAAGATGCCCTCGCATCATGGTCGCTGAGTGAACAGGACATGGTCTGCATGACCACCGACAGCGGTGCAAACGTCGTCAGTGCACTCAGAATCAATGACTGGAAAAGGCTACCTTGCTTTGGGCACCGGCTTCATATTGCAATCG AGAGGAGAATGCGTGATGCAAGGATAGACAGAGCCATTGGTGTCTGCAAGAAGGTGGTTGCAGCCTTTTCCAATAGCTGGAATTTGAAAAAAGGACTGGCTGATGCTCAAAATCAGATGAAGCTCCCAGAGCATAAACTCATCACAGAATCACCAACAAGATGGGGCTCAAGACAGCGCATGATAGAGAGGTTTGTTGTGCAAGAAAAGGCCATTCGTCATGTGCTAGGTGCTGACAAGAAGCGCAGGCATCTCCTACCAACATGGCAAGATGTTGATGTGCTAGGATCAGTGAGCAAAGCACTTAGTCCCCTGCTGGAGTTTACAGATGCCCTCTCAGGTGAGCAAGTAGTAACCATCTCCTACCTGAAACCGGTACTGTCACTGTTTAACTCGGAGGTCCTGGCAGTGAAGTCTGATGATACAgatctcacaaaaaaaaaaaaaaaatcaaggaaacCATTCTGGATTACCTTAACACAAAGTACAGAGATGACAATGTGGATGACCTTTTAA